The following DNA comes from Trueperaceae bacterium.
GGCGCGCGACGCGGGGGCGCTGCACGGCGGGTCGGCGTAGCGGAGGTCGCCGACGATGCGCACGTCGTCCTGCGCGGTCAGCGTGAGGCGAGAGAACGCCGCGACGGCGGGGGCGGCGTCCGCCGGGTCGTCGCTCGTGGGGGGCGACCGCTCGGGGCCGGTCGCGCGTTCCACCGTCCCCTCGACGTACGTCACGCCGTTGAAGGTCCCCTCGTACCCCTCGTCCGACCAGAAACAGCCGTTCGGCGTGCAGATCTCGCGCGCGACGTTGCCGTCCGGCGTCGCCCGCCAACGCACCTCGCCCGGCCCCAGGCGGGTGCAGCCCGACCCGACGCAGACGCGGGTGCGCGCGGGCAGGGTCGCCACGAGGTACTGGTACCCCGCGGCGCCGTCCGCGACGCTCGCCCCGTTCGCGTCGCCGGCGTACAGTTCGAGCGTCTCGACGTCCCCCTCGATCGACAACCCCGCGACCTCCGCCGCGTCGCGCTGCTCCAGCGCGTTGTCGGGCATCGGCACGAACTGCGCCTCCCAATCGACGCCCTCCGCGAACTCCGGGGCCTGCAGGCCGTACCAGTACGAGTACACGCTCGGGCTCGACGGCGGCCGCATGCGGGAGACCGGCACGAACGAGGGGAACAGGTACGCCCCCGGTTCGCGGTCGGGCCCCCCGACGTTCGCGCACCCGTCGACCCCCGCGCGGTGGCACCCGGCGCTCGTGACCTCCCCCCCGAACCAGGGTTGGCGGTAGAAGTTCAGGTGTTCGTTGCTGTGGACGGGCCCGTCGAACAGCGTGTCGGACGTGAACCAGATGGGGGTGCCGTCCTGGGTGCGTTGCTGCCCCGAGAACAGCGCGTAGCGGGCGAACGAGCCGCGCCCGACCTGGAACTGGTACTCGCCGTAACTGACGATCGAGCGGCGGAACCCGTCCACCTCCCCGACCGCGACCACGACGTACGGCAACGCGTAGCGTTGCTCGGCGACCGAGCCGCTGCCCTCCCGCGGGGCGCCCTCCAAGAAGCGCCCGTCCCCGATCCGGACGCCGCCGGGGAGCCCCGCCCCGCAGGCGACGTCGGTCAGGTGAATGCGGAGTTCGACCCGCGCGTCCTCCCCGACATCGGGGAGGTCGGCGTCGCACACCAGCGCGTCGATGCGCGTCTGGAGGCGCGCCGCGACGGAGCCGGCGCCGCCCGTCAACGCCGCGGCGACCGCGTCGGGATCGGGGACGTCGGCGTTCACCGTGCCGGCCCCGAACGACCAGCGCGCCGTCGTGGAGGAGTCCTCCTCCACGACGGCGTGCAACGCGTCGCGGACCGGTCCCTGCAGGACGGCGCCCGCCAGGTTCGCCGTGCCGCGCGCGAGCGCGAGGCTGCGGACGATGCCGACGTCGTCGACGCTGGTCTCCACCTCGCTCAGGGCGCGCGTCACCATGATGGTGCCGACCCCCGCCACCATCCCCATGACGAGCAGCGCGGTCAACGCCGCGATGCCGCGCGTCCGGCGGCCGCTCAATCGCACGGCGTCACCGCCTCCGCCGTCTGCGGGCCCGGCTCCGGGAGGGGCGCGAGGGTCGTCAGCGTCCGCTCGATCGGTCCGAACGGCCCGTCGGCCCGCCCGACGAGGGTGAGCCGCAGCGCATCGAGGTGCCGCGTTTCGCCGCCGACCGTCACCGTCCGGCGGGGCGCGCCGTCGGCGGTCTCGTACGGCGCGTCGCGCTCCTCCACGGCGCCGTCCGGCCCGGCGTACAGGTAACGGATCGTCATCGACGCCACCGCGAACGCCATCGGGTCGCGCGCGCCGCCCGCGCCGTAGCGCGACAGCTCGCCCGTGTCGGCGTCCACGGCGTACCCGACCGACGTCGTGCCCTGCAGGACGGTCGTGCCCTCGGTGTAGTCGATCGTGTTCGCGCAGGCGGGGTGCACCAGGTTCCACGTCCGCGACGTCGCGCCCCCGCGCCGCGAGACGGTCGCGATCGGCAGCACGACCGCCGCCCCCTGCCCGTTCTTCATCACGACCTCCCGACCGACCACGTTCAGCGCGTCGGCGTCGGCGACCGACGCGCCGATCTGGACGTTGGCGGCCCGCACGAAACTGGCGTTGCGCCCCGAATCGTGCGGGTACACCGGCCACGCCGGCCCGTCGGGCAGCAGGAACGCGACCGACGCCGGGCCGGTCTCGACCGGCGCGTCCGCCAACGTCCCGAACGCCAGCGAGCGCAGGTCCTGCGCGACGACCTCCGACGTGCGCCGCAGGGTCCCCTGCAGCTCCGTCGTCGCCTCGTTGTGGCGCCACATCTTCAGGGCCTGCACCAGCACGCCGCCCGCGACGCCCGCCAACACCGCGAACACCGCGAGCGCGACCAGCAGCTCGACGAGCCCGAACCCGCCCCGCGCGCGGCGCATCAGTTGACCCCCGGCAGCAGCGCGGAGCCGTCCCCGACCGGGCCCGGTTCGGGACCGAACGTCACCGCCTGCACGCACGTCTCCGCCTCCGCGCCGCCGTAACAGACCGCGACGCGGTAGCGCACGGCGGACGCCCCGACGACGTCCACGGCGCCGTCGTGCTCGATCTCCGCGCGGAAGCGGTCCGGGTCCCCGACGCCGTCGCGCGCCCCGAGCTCCGGGAACGCCTCCCCCAGGCCGCCGTACGCCCAGGCGGCCGGCGTCCCCTCGGCCGCGAGGGCGCGCGGGTCGCCGCCCACCACCTCGCGCGTCAGGAACGCCAGGACCTGCCCGGCGTGCGTCCGCGCGTCGCTCGCACCGACCGCGCGGAGCGTCCCCACCGCGACGCCGGTCAACGCCGCCGTCGCGAGCGCCGTGACGGCGACGGCGATCATCACCTCGAGGATCGTGAGGCCCGCGCGGCGCCTCACGGCGTCCGCTCGCTCTCGCCGATCAGCGACACGCGGACCGTCACGGGGGCCCCCTCGACGTCGAACGTCAGGGGGTCGGGCAGGGGATCGAGCGACGCGAAGCGGCCCGGCGGGGTCGCCTCGAGCAGGACACCCGGCGTCAGGGTCGTCGGCGTGTCGG
Coding sequences within:
- a CDS encoding DUF4900 domain-containing protein — encoded protein: MRLSGRRTRGIAALTALLVMGMVAGVGTIMVTRALSEVETSVDDVGIVRSLALARGTANLAGAVLQGPVRDALHAVVEEDSSTTARWSFGAGTVNADVPDPDAVAAALTGGAGSVAARLQTRIDALVCDADLPDVGEDARVELRIHLTDVACGAGLPGGVRIGDGRFLEGAPREGSGSVAEQRYALPYVVVAVGEVDGFRRSIVSYGEYQFQVGRGSFARYALFSGQQRTQDGTPIWFTSDTLFDGPVHSNEHLNFYRQPWFGGEVTSAGCHRAGVDGCANVGGPDREPGAYLFPSFVPVSRMRPPSSPSVYSYWYGLQAPEFAEGVDWEAQFVPMPDNALEQRDAAEVAGLSIEGDVETLELYAGDANGASVADGAAGYQYLVATLPARTRVCVGSGCTRLGPGEVRWRATPDGNVAREICTPNGCFWSDEGYEGTFNGVTYVEGTVERATGPERSPPTSDDPADAAPAVAAFSRLTLTAQDDVRIVGDLRYADPPCSAPASRAADGSVTPAACENLDADNLLGLYAQRGDVTIGHANGDATLNAPRNLEVHAVLMSAEGSVRVENHDVGAAMGDVRLLGGIIGETYGAFGTFWSGSGAMRSGYSRTFTYDPRTGAGRAPPYFPTISQDGVKSILVFAYGQREQLE
- a CDS encoding prepilin-type N-terminal cleavage/methylation domain-containing protein codes for the protein MRRRAGLTILEVMIAVAVTALATAALTGVAVGTLRAVGASDARTHAGQVLAFLTREVVGGDPRALAAEGTPAAWAYGGLGEAFPELGARDGVGDPDRFRAEIEHDGAVDVVGASAVRYRVAVCYGGAEAETCVQAVTFGPEPGPVGDGSALLPGVN
- a CDS encoding prepilin-type N-terminal cleavage/methylation domain-containing protein gives rise to the protein MRRARGGFGLVELLVALAVFAVLAGVAGGVLVQALKMWRHNEATTELQGTLRRTSEVVAQDLRSLAFGTLADAPVETGPASVAFLLPDGPAWPVYPHDSGRNASFVRAANVQIGASVADADALNVVGREVVMKNGQGAAVVLPIATVSRRGGATSRTWNLVHPACANTIDYTEGTTVLQGTTSVGYAVDADTGELSRYGAGGARDPMAFAVASMTIRYLYAGPDGAVEERDAPYETADGAPRRTVTVGGETRHLDALRLTLVGRADGPFGPIERTLTTLAPLPEPGPQTAEAVTPCD